In Lotus japonicus ecotype B-129 chromosome 5, LjGifu_v1.2, one genomic interval encodes:
- the LOC130720661 gene encoding dihydroflavonol 4-reductase-like, with product MSSESETVCVTGAAGFIGSWLVMRLIERGYTVRATIRDPANMKKVKHLLELPDAKTKLSLWKADLAEEGSFDEAIRGCTGVFHVATPMDFESKDPENEVIKPTINGLLDILKACEKAKTVRRLVFTSSAGTVDVTEHPKPVIDETCWSDIEFCLRVKMTGWMYFVSKTRAEQEAWKYAKEHNIDFVSVIPPLVVGPFLMPTMPPSLITALSLITGNEAHYSIIKQGQYVHLDDLCLAHIFLFENPKAQGRYMCSAYEATIHEVARMINKKYPEFNVPTKFKDIPDELDIIKFSSKKITDLGFKFKYSLEDMYTGAVETCREKGLLPKTAETPATNGTTQK from the exons ATGAGTTCCGAGTCTGAAACGGTTTGCGTTACAGGGGCTGCTGGTTTCATCGGGTCATGGCTTGTCATGAGACTCATCGAGCGTGGCTACACGGTTCGAGCCACCATCCGAGACCCAG CAAACATGAAGAAGGTGAAGCATTTGCTAGAACTGCCAGATGCAAAGACCAAATTGTCCTTATGGAAAGCTGATCTTGCTGAAGAGGGAAGCTTTGATGAAGCCATTAGAGGGTGCACTGGAGTTTTCCATGTGGCGACACCCATGGATTTTGAGTCCAAGGACCCTGAG AATGAAGTGATAAAGCCAACAATAAACGGATTGTTAGACATCTTGAAAGCATGTGAGAAGGCCAAAACTGTGAGAAGGTTGGTATTCACATCCTCAGCAGGGACTGTGGATGTTACAGAGCACCCAAAGCCTGTTATTGATGAAACTTGCTGGAGTGACATTGAGTTCTGCCTCAGAGTCAAGATGACTGGCTGG ATGTATTTCGTTTCCAAGACACGAGCAGAACAAGAAGCGTGGAAATATGCCAAAGAGCACAACATAGACTTCGTCTCTGTCATTCCACCTCTTGTAGTTGGCCCATTTCTCATGCCAACAATGCCACCTAGCCTAATCACTGCTCTCTCACTCATCACAG GAAATGAGGCCCATTACTCAATCATAAAGCAAGGCCAATATGTCCACTTAGACGACCTTTGTCTTGCTCACATATTCTTGTTTGAGAACCCAAAAGCCCAAGGGAGATACATGTGCTCTGCATATGAGGCCACCATTCATGAAGTTGCAAGAATGATCAACAAAAAGTACCCTGAGTTCAATGTTCCCACAAA GTTCAAGGATATTCCAGATGAATTGGACATCATTAAATTTTCTTCAAAGAAGATCACAGACTTGGGGTTCAAATTTAAGTACAGCTTAGAGGATATGTACACAGGAGCCGTCGAAACCTGCAGAGAAAAGGGGCTTCTTCCTAAAACTGCTGAAACTCCAGCTACTAATGGCACAACTCAGAAATAA